In one window of Heterodontus francisci isolate sHetFra1 chromosome 47, sHetFra1.hap1, whole genome shotgun sequence DNA:
- the vamp5 gene encoding vesicle-associated membrane protein 5, with amino-acid sequence MSTNTSNINKLQEQADDVKETMLANVNKIKDRGGKLEVLDDRAEQLFEAGKVFEKTTKEVAQQEKCKNMKWKIILGVTVALVILAIIIIIVIYNTPPPNSADSASRSTTLEGTQKPT; translated from the exons ATG AGTACAAATACTTCCAACATTAACAAACTCCAAGAACAAGCGGACGATGTCAAGGAGACCATGCTTGCAAACGTAAATAAAATAAAAGATCGAGGTGGAAAGCTGGAGGTTCTGGATGACAGAGCAGAACAGCTGTTCGAAGCT GGTAAAGTGTTTGAGAAGACGACCAAAGAGGTAGCTCAGCAAGAAAAGTGTAAAAACATGAAATGGAAAATCATTCTGGGAGTGACAGTTGCTCTTGTTATCCTTGCCATCATCATCATAATCGTCATTTACAATACCCCACCTCCAAATTCAGCAGATTCAGCTTCTCGTTCTACAACACTGGAAGGAACGCAGAAGCCAACATGA